The genomic interval GGAGCTGATCTGCGCCCGGGTCCTGCTGCCCGCCGCCTACGACGACGAGCGGTCGCTGCAGGCCCGCCTCGACCGGCTGGAGCGCGGGGCCTCGGCCGCCGCTGCCGCCGGATTCGCCGCGCCGCCCGCCGCCGCGGCGCCGATGGGGTACGCACCGGGCCCCGACGCCCACGCCCCGCAGGCCTACGCCCCCCAGGCACACGCCCCGCAGGCCGCGGGTCCGGACGCGGCCCATGCAGCCGTACGGGGCGCGGCTCCCGCACCCGCGACGCCGCCCGCCTACGCACCGCCCGCCGCCCCGCAGGCTCCCGCCGAGGTCCACCCGCCCGCTCCGCAGGCCTCCGAACCCGCCCAGCGGCCCGGGTCCTGGCCCGCCGCGGCCGGTGCGGACCAGGCCCGTCGTCCCGGCGGCTGGCCCACCGCGTCCGCCCCCGGCAGCGGCCCGGCCCCCGCCGCCACCCCGCCGCCCGCCGCGGCTCCGGCCGCCCCGGCGGCCCCCGCCGTTCCGGTCGCACCCGAGGGCGGTCAGAGCATGGCCCAGGGCGCCGCCCAGGTGCGGAACATGTGGCCGGACATCCTGGAGGCGGTCAAGAGCCGCCGGCGCTTCACCTGGATCCTGCTCAGTCAGAATGCCCAGGTCGCAGGGTTCGACGGGACGACGCTCCGGATCGGTTTCCTCAACGCGGGAGCCCGGGACAACTTCGCGAGCAGCGGCAGCGAGGAGATCCTCAAGCAGGCCCTCGTCGAACGGTTCAACGCCCAGTGGCGCATCGAGGCGGTCATCGACACCTCCGGTGACGGCGGGACGCCCCCGGGCCCCGGTGCGGGCGCCGGACGTCCCACCCCGCAGTACCAGCCCGCCCCGGCAGCCCCCGCCGCCCCGGTCGCGTACGAGCCCCGGCCCCAGCACTCCGCCCCGCAGCAGTCCCCGCCCTCGCCGCAGGGGCAGCACGCGCCGCCTCCCCAGCAGCAGCAGCCGCCTGCCTCCGCGCCGCCGCAGCGCCGGGAGGCCGCACCCGCACCCGAGGCCTCCCACAGCTCGTACGGGGCGGAGCCGCCGCGCAACGTCGCCCCCGAGGACGACACCCCGGAGGCAGACGATCCGGATCTCGTCGACTCCGCCCTCTCCGGTCACGAGCTGATCGTCCGCGAGCTGGGGGCCACGGTCGTCGAGGAGTTCACCAACGAGCAGTGACGCGGTGACGCGCGGGACGCGTCGACGCGGTGAGCGCGAGAACGCGAGAACGCGAGGCCCTCCGTCCACGGACCGGCGGCCGTCCGGCCTCCTCGCGCCCGGCGGCTAGGCTGCACCCGTGAAGGTCCTCGTCATCGGCGGCGGCGCCCGCGAACACGCCCTGTGCCGCTCTCTGTCCCTCGACCCCGATGTCACCGCTCTGTACTGCGCCCCCGGCAACGCCGGCATCGCAGAGGTGGCCGAACTGCACCCGGTCGACGCGCTCGACGGTGACGCCGTCGCGCGCCTCGCGACCGAGCTGGGCGCCGGGCTGGTGGTCGTCGGCCCGGAGGCGCCGCTCGTCGCCGGGGTCGCCGACGCCGTGCGCGCGGCCGGTATCCCCTGCTTCGGCCCGTCGGGCGAAGCCGCGCAGCTGGAAGGCTCCAAGGCGTTCGCCAAGGACGTCATGGCCGGCGCCGGCGTTCCCACCGCCCGCAGCTACGTCTGCACCACCCCCGCGGAGATCGACGAGGCCCTCGACGCCTTCGGCGCCCCGTACGTCGTCAAGGACGACGGCCTCGCGGCCGGCAAGGGCGTCGTCGTCACCGACGACCTCGCCGCCGCCCGCGACCACGCGCTCTCCTGCGACCGCGTGGTCATCGAGGAGTTCCTCGACGGCCCCGAGGTCAGCCTCTTCGCGATCACCGACGGCACCACCGTGCTGCCGCTCCAGCCCGCCCAGGACTTCAAGCGCGCCCTCGACGGCGACGAGGGCCCGAACACCGGCGGCATGGGTGCCTACTCCCCGCTCCCGTGGGCGGACCCCAAGCTGGTGGACGAGGTCCTCCAGTCCGTGCTCCAGCCGACCGTCGACGAGCTGCGCCGACGCGGCACGCCCTTCTCCGGGCTGCTCTACGCGGGCCTCGCGATCACCTCGCGCGGTGTGCGGGTCATCGAGTTCAACGCCCGGTTCGGCGACCCGGAGACCCAGGTCGTGCTGGCCCGGCTGAAGACCCCGCTCGCCGGTGTCCTGCTCGCCTCCGCCAACGGCACGCTCGACGTCCTGCCGTCGCTGAACTGGCGCGACGACGCCGCGGTCACCGTGGTCATCGCCTCGTACAACTACCCGGACATCCCGCGCACCGGCGACCCGATCGACGGGCTCGCGGACGTCGCGGCGCAGGATGCCCCCGACGCGTACGTCCTGCACGCCGGAACCCGCGCCGAGGGCGACGCGGTGCTCAGCGCGGGCGGCCGGGTCCTCTCGGTGACCGCGACCGGCAAGGACCTCACGGCGGCCCGGGAGCGTGCCTACACCGCGCTCGGCCGGATCCGCCTGGACGGTTCCCAGCACCGTACGGACATCGCCCTGAAGGCCTCCCGGGGCTGACCCGCCCCGGTCACCGGCCCCCCGCGCACCGCAGCCCCTCCGCCCGCCCCCGTACGCCACCGGCGTACGGGGAAGGCGCGAGGGGCTGCCCCTTGTCCGGGCGCGGCGGCGAGCGGTCGGCCGGGGCGCTTGCCCATGGACGCGACCACGTCCCGGGGCGCTTGCTCATGGACGCGAACACGTCAGCAGCTTTGCCCAAAGCCATTCCATCGGGTGACGACTGCGCCATCCGGATGACGGGTGCCGGAGCCCCAACTAGGGTGCGGCGCAAGCGTTCGGGCACTTGGCCCACCGGCATTGCGATGTCGGTGACGGGTGCCACAGTGGGGGAGTGAGCAACACCGTCGCGTGGCAGAGGGGGTGACGTCCGGCCGTGTCCGGTATCGATGTGGGTGAGGAGCTGGGGGCGCGGGCCGCACAGGCCCGAGCGCTCTCCCTGCTGCGGATCCGCAGCAGAGCACTGGCCGTGGCGATCCTGCCCGCGGCCGTCGCCGTCGTGCTGTTCGCGGCGGGCGCGCAGGGGCACCTGGCCGGTCCGGCCTGGGACACCGTGCGCTGGACGGTCCTCGGCGTCGCGGTCCTCGTGCTGCTGGTGACCGTCCTGGTCGCCGTCTCGGTGGCCCGCGCGCGGCCCGCCATGAGTCCGACCGTGCCCGTGCCGGAGGAAGGGGCCCCCGACCTCTACCGCCTGGTCCGGGACCTGGCCGACCGGCTCGACGTGCCCGCGCCCTCGGCCATAGCGCTGACCCCGGACTGCGACAGCTGGCTGGAGGACCGGACGCACCGCGCGCTCCGGAGGGGCCCGGTGGGCGCGGCGGAGGCCGGGGGCGCCGCGCCCGTCCTGGTCATCGGCTCGCCGTTCCTGTGGTGGATGCGGGTCGCCGAGCTCCGCGCGGTCCTCGCCCCCGTGGTGGCGGGCACCGGCCCGTCCGCGCACCCCGACATAGCCGCCGCCCGCCGCTTCGTGCGCGGCCTGGACGCGTCGATCGCCGATGCCGCCGCCCCCGGCCGGGGCGCGGTGCGCGGGGCGTCGCTCGCCTTCGCCGGCTGGGTCTCCCGGCTGCTGCTGCGGGCCTGCCGGGGCCATGCGGCCGAGATGGAGCGCTGTGTGGCGGCCGCCGCGTCCATGCGGGCCCAGACGGTCGATCACGGGCTGCGGATCTCCGCCCAGGAACAGGTCGGCCTCGCCTATGCCGGCTGGGACCGGCTGCTGACCCGGGTGGCGCTGCCCGCGTGGCGGATGGGCCGCTGGCCCTCCCGGCTGGACGCCGGAGTCGTCTCCGCGCTCACCGAGCTGTCCCGCCGGGACCGGCTGGCCGACGGCTTCGCCCTGCGCCTCGGCGAGCGGCCCGCCTGTGACCTGCTGGAAGAGCCGGGGGTGGCCGACGAAGCGGCGTCCCTGCTCGCCGCCCGGCTCTTCCACGGAGGCCCCGCCGAGAGCGGTCCGGGCTGGGCGCCGGTGGACTGGCAGCAGTATCCCGACGAGGTCGTCGACCGGAAGTGGCGTACGGAAGCGGCCCGGCTGCACCGGGTCCTGGACACCTTGGGTGTCCCCCGGGCCTCCGCCGCCGACCCGGCCGTCCCCACGCTGGCCCGGGTCATGGAGCATCTGTCCGGTTCCGGACGGCCCGGGGGCCCGGGCGAGGAGCTCGCGGCGGGCATCGGCGCGGCGGTCGCCCGTGAGGAGGCCGAGGCCCCGGAGCGCGACGGCCCGGAGCACGGCGGCCCCGGTCACGGCGGTAGGGGGTCCGGCGCGGCCGACGACCCGCTCGACCTCTGGGGGCCGGGACCGCTGCCCCTCTTCCCGCTCCAGCCGCCCCGTACGGGCGCCGAGCTGCTCGCCGACCACGTCGCGGCCATGGTCTGCTGCGCCGCCGTGGACACGGCGGGCGCGGCCCCCGGCCTCGACTGGCTGGACGGCCCCGCCCTGCTCGTCGGCGGCCAGCGCCGGGCGGACCTCGCGGCCCCGGTCCTCAGCCTCGTCGAGGACGGCGATCCGGACCCGCTGCTGTCCTGGCTCGCCGAGGTGGGAGTGCGCTCCGACAAGCCGGTCCGGCTGGTCTGAGTCCAAGCCGGTCCGGCTGGTCTGAGTCCAAGCCGGTCCGGCTGGTCTGAGTCCAAGCCGGTCCGGCGGGTCTGAGCCCAAGCCGGTCCGGCTGGTCCGAGCTCAAACCGGTCCGGCTGGTCCGAGCTCAAGCCGGCCAAGCCGGCCCCCGTCCTGCTGGTCCGGCTGGTCCGAGCACAAGCAGCATCCGGCTGGTCCGAGCACAGCCCATCCTGCTGGCCCCGCCGCTAGCCCGTCCGGCTGGTCCGACCAGAGGGTCGACGGGTTCGAGCACAACCCGTCCGGCGGTCCCACGGCAGCGTCGACCGGTCCGACGACCAGCTCCGGCCTGGTACGGAGCCCACGACGGCCAGGTGCAGCAAGCCCACGGACAGGATCCGGAGCCTCCCCGGTCCCGCCAATTAGCGACGAAGGGTGACGAACCGCGTGCGTTATGTGATGTGCTGGGGATCGGCGCTGACATTCGGCGCACCAGAGTTGTCCGGGGGACTCCCAGAGCTGTCCGGGGGATCCGAGGGAGGGGCGCGGCATGGGGGCGGAGCAGATTCGCCGGTGGGAGTCGGGCGCCCTCGCGCACGCGGTGAGCGATCCCTTCGGGCAGGGCCCGCTGCCCTGGCTGCGCGGCAGCGAGAACTACTTCGACGACACCGGCCAGGTGGTCCCCTGGTACGCCGACCTCGCCCGCTCCACCGGCGGCGGCACCCGTCCCGCCGACGACGTGCACCGCCAGATCAAGGGCTTCGCCTCGCCCGGCGCGGCGGCCCCCGGCGAGGCCATCGACTTCCACATCACCGTGGACCCGCCCCAGCAGTTCTCCGTCGACGTCTACCGGATCGGTCACTACGGCGGCGACGGCGCGTCCAAGATCACCACGAGCCCGCGGCTCTCCGGAATCGTCCAGCCCCCGCCGCTCGCCGCCGACCGGACCGTCTCCTGCCACCACTGGTGGATGTCCTGGCGGCTCCAGATCCCGGGCTACTGGTCCGTCGGCGCGTACGTGGCCGTCCTGACCACCGCCGACGGCTACCGCTCTCACATCCCCTTCACCGTCCGCCACGACCACCCCGCCGACCTGCTGCTCCTGCTGCCCGACATCACCTGGCAGGCGTACAACCTCTACCCGGAGGACGGCCGCACCGGTGCCAGCCTCTACCACGCGTGGGACGAGCGGGGGCGGCTGCTCGGCGAGGAGGACGCCGCCGTCACGATCTCCTTCGACCGCCCGTACGCCGGGGCCGGCCTGCCGCTGCACGTGGGGCACGCGTACGACTTCATCCGGTGGGCCGAGCGGTACGGCTACGACCTCGCCTACGCCGACGCCCGCGACCTGCACGCGGGCCGCGTCGACCCCAGCCGCTACCGGGGCCTGGTCTTCCCCGGCCACGACGAGTACTGGACGCTGCCGATGCGCCGGGCCGCCGAGCGCGCCCGGGACTCCGGCACCTCGCTCGTCTTCCTCTCCGCCAACACCATGTACTGGCAGGTGGGCCTCGCCCCGTCGGCCTCCGGCGAGGCGGACCGGCTGCTGACCTGCCGCAAGCGCCGGGGGCCCGGCAAGTCCGCCCTGTGGCGCGAGGTGGACCGGCCCGAGCAGCAGCTCCTGGGCATCCAGTACGCGGGCCGGGTGCCCGATCCCCGCCCGCTGGTCGTGCGCAACGCCGAGCACTGGCTCTGGGACTCCACGGGCGCGGTCGAGGGCGACGAGATCCCTGGCCTGGTCGCCGGTGAGGCCGACCGCTACTTCCCGCGCACCAGCCTGCCCGAGCACGACAACCGGATCCTGCTGGCCCACTCCCCGTACGAGGATTCCGAGGGCGCCACCCGGCACCAGGAGACCTCGCTCTACCAGTCCCCCTCCGGCGCGCTCGTCTTCGCCTCCGGCACCTTCGCCTGGTCCCCGGCCCTGGACCGACCCGGGCACACGGACCCCCGGATCCAGCGGGCCACGGCCAACCTCCTCGACCGGATCTGCAAGCGTGACTGACCGGGTCCGAGGAGCGTGACTGACCGGGTCCGAGGAACGCGACCGGGTCCGAGGAGCGTGACTGACCGGGTCCGAGGGACGCGACCGGCGCGCCGCCGGGCCCGGCGCGCGCCGCGTGCCCTCCGTACGGGACAATCGGAACCGCTCCTGGATCAATCTACGCGGAGGCACCGTGTCCGGTTTTGTAGAAAAGCCCGAGCCCGTACAGGTTCCGGGCCTCACCCACCTGCACACCGGCAAGGTGCGTGACCTGTACCGGAACGAGGCGGGCGACCTCGTCATGGTCGCCAGCGACCGCATCTCCGCGTACGACTGGGTCCTGCCCACCGAGATCCCCGACAAGGGCCGTGTCCTCACCCGGCTCTCGCTCTGGTGGTTCGACCAGCTCGCCGACCTGGTGCCCAACCACGTCATCTCCACCGAGCTGCCCCCGGGCGCCCCGGCCGACTGGGCCGGCCGCACCCTCATCTGCAAGTCGCTGCGGATGGTCGAGGTCGAGTGCGTGGCCCGCGGCTATCTGACCGGCTCCGGACTCGTCGAGTACGACGCCACCCGTACGGTCTGCGGCATCGGTCTCCCCGAGGGCCTGGTCAACGGGTCCGAGCTGCCCGGCCCGATCTTCACCCCGGCCACCAAGGCGGCCGTCGGCGACCACGACGAGAACGTCAGCTACGAGAACGTCGCCCGCGCGGTCGGTGCGGAGACCGCCGCCGAGCTGCGGCGCACGACGCTCGACGTCTACCGCCGGGCCCGGGACATCGCGCACGGGCGCGGGATCATCCTGGCCGACACCAAGTTCGAGTTCGGCTTCGAGACCACCGAGGACGGGACCGAGCGGCTGATCATCGCCGACGAGGTGCTGACCCCGGACTCCTCGCGCTTCTGGCCCGCAGCCACCTGGGAGCCCGGCCGGGCGCAGCCCAGCTACGACAAGCAGTTCGTGCGCGACTGGCTCACCTCGCCGGCCTCCGGCTGGGACCGCGCGAGCGAGCAGCCGCCCCCGGCGCTGCCGCAGGAGATCGTGGCGGCGACCCGCGCCAAGTACATCGAGGCGTACGAGGTGCTGACCGGCACCAACTGGTCGTAACGGCAGCCGGATACGCGGGAAGCCCCGGTCCGAAAGGACCGGGGCTTCCTCCATCTGGAGCGGACGACCAGGTTCGAACTGGCGACCTCAACCTTGGCAAGGTTGCGCTCTACCAACTGAGCTACGTCCGCAGTGCGCCGAAGCGCGATGCCTACTATACCCAACCCCGCTCGCGGGCGAGACGCACTGCCGTGTGCCGGTTCTCCGCACCGATCTTGGTGGCGGCCGAGGAGAGGTAGTTGCGGACCGTCCCCTGTGAGAGCGAGGCCCGCTCCGCGATCTCCGCGACCGGAGCCCCGTCCGCCGCCAGTTCGAGCACCTCGGCCTCCCTGGCGGTCAGCGGGGAGTCCCCGGCGGAGATGGCGTCGGCCGCCAACTCGGGATCGACGTAACGGTTTCCGGCGTGGACGGTACGGATGATCTCCGCCAGCCGCCGGGCGCTGACCGTCTTCGGCACGAACCCCCGTACGCCGGCGGCCAGGGCCCGCTTGAGGTGGCCGGGGCGGCCGTGGCTGGTCACGATCATGGTGCGGCAGTGGGGCAGCTCGGTCCGCAGCGATGTGGCGACCTTCACACCGTCCGCGCCCGGCATCTGGAGGTCCAGGACGGCGACGTCGGGCCGGTGCGCCAGGGCCATCGCCAGGGCCTCGGGGCCGCTCGCCGCCTCCGCGACCACCACGAGGTCCTCCTCCAGGGCGAGCAGTGCGGCCAGCGCGCCCCGGATCAGGTGCTCGTCGTCGGCCAGCAGGACCCGCAGGGGCTGCGCGGTGGTCATCGTTCCTCCGGGTGGGCGGAAGGGGCGGGGGAAGGTCCGGGCTCGGAGGACGGAGCGAGGGGGCCGTTCGCATCCGGGCGGGGCGCCGTGAGCGGCACCGTGGCCGTCACCCGGAAGAGGTCGTCCCCGACGGCTCCGGCGCTGAGCGATCCGCCGAGCGCGCCGAGCCGTACCCGCAGCCCGGCCAGGCCCGAACCGCCGCCGCCGCCGTCGTCCGCGCCGCCGAGCGGGCGGGTGGCGCCGGCCCCGTCGTTCTCGACCTCCAGGACCACCGCGTCCCGCGTCCGCGCGAGGCGGATCCAGCAGTGGCGCGGGTCGCCGTGGCGCAGGACGTTCGTCGCGGTCTCGCGCACCACCCAGCCGAGCGCGGCCTGGACGGCGGCGGGAGCCCCGATGCCGGCCGGGCCGTCCGCGCCCTCGACGGTGCAGGTGATTTCCGCGGCCTGCAACACGCCCCGTGCGCCCATGAGTTCGGTGGGGAGGTCGGCCTCCCGGTAGCCGCGTACGACATCGCGGACCTCCTGCTGCGATGCACGGGCGATCCGCTGCACCTCGACCATCTGATCCATCGCCGCGGGGTTCCCGCGCTGGGCCAGCTCCACGGCCAGCTCGCTCTTGAGGGCGATCACCGACAGGTTCCGGCCGAGCACGTCGTGCATGTCGCGGCCGAACCGCAACCGCTCCTCCGCCACCGCCAGCCGGGCCTGCATGTCCCGCGCCTCCTCCGCCTGCCACATCACGGACAGGCTCCAGACGCTCGGCCGGGCCGAGGTGAGCACCAGCAGGGTGACGACGACCAGCGAGACGACCGCCCCGAACAGCAGTCCGCCCGGCACGCCCACGGCCGCCAGGAGCGCCAGGACGGTCACCGAGAAGGCGGCGGAGTGGAGCAGGAACCTCCGGACGGGGACGACCAGGACGTACGGGATGGCGAACGCCACGGGCAGGTCCAGCACCAGCAGCACGAGCCCCTCGTCCTTCACGCCCCCCACCGCCGCGAGTGCCACCAGGAAGCCGGTCATCGCCACCTGGAGCGCGGCGGGCAGGCGCAGCCGCCCCGGCGGGAACGGCGCCGTCCCCCGGTAGTCGTCGAAGGCGGGGGTCAGATTGCGGTTGCTCAGTACGGACTGGGCGAGGTTGGCGGCGAGGAACGCTCCGGCCAGAGCCACCGCCACCGGCCCCTCGTCGAGGGTGTCGCCGAGGGGCAGCAGCCCCCAGGACACCGCGAAGAACCAGGTGATCGAGCAGAGCGTCACCCGCGTGTAGAGGTCGATGCGCTGGAGCTTGCTGCGCTCGTGCCAGCCGCGCCGCCAGCCCCGTACCCGACCGATCACACCCCTCAGCCCCTTCATGTCAGCCGCGCGGGTCCCAGCGGAACCACCGTCGCACAGCAAACACGCCGAAAGCGGTCCAGGCCAGCGCGGTCACCCCGGCCGTGAGCAGGTCGCCGCTCTCCACGCCGCCGAGCCAGCCGTGCCGGATCAGGGTCATCACGCCCGTCATCGGCAGCAGCTCCAGGGCGGAGGCCAGCTTGTCCGGGAAGATCGCCAGCGGGATGAACAGCCCGGAGCCGAACATCGAGACGAAGAAGAGCGGCAGGGTGGTGAGCTGCGAGGTCTGCACCGTCCGGGTGAGCACGGTGGTCGCCGCCGCCAGGGCGGACATCAGGAAGAAGGCCAGCAGCAGTCCGGCCAGCAGGAGGGCGGGGCGGTGCGGGGCGTTCAGGTCGAAGGCGATCGCCCCGGCCACCACCAGCAGCACGCACTGGGCGAGTGCCAGCGCGACGGACGGCAGCGCGGTGCCGATGAGGATCTCCCGGTCGGAGATCTCCCCGGTGCGCAGCCGCTTCAGGACGAGTTCCTCGCGCCGGGCGACGTACGCGGAGACCAGGTTCATGTAGACGACCTGGACGAGCACCATG from Streptomyces sp. CA-278952 carries:
- a CDS encoding DNA polymerase III subunit gamma and tau, yielding MSSLALYRRYRPESFAEVIGQEHVTDPLQQALRNNRVNHAYLFSGPRGCGKTTSARILARCLNCEQGPTPTPCGECQSCQDLARNGPGSIDVIEIDAASHGGVDDARDLREKAFFGPASSRYKIYIIDEAHMVTPAGFNALLKVVEEPPEHLKFIFATTEPEKVIGTIRSRTHHYPFRLVPPGTLRSYLADVCGRENSHVEDGVLPLVVRAGAGSVRDSMSVMDQLLAGAGDDGVTYAMATSLLGYTDGSLLDSIVDAFAAGDGAAAFEVVDRVIEGGNDPRRFVADLLERLRDLVILAAVPDAGEKGLIDAPADVVERMQAQASVFGAAELSRAADLVNDGLTEMRGATSPRLQVELICARVLLPAAYDDERSLQARLDRLERGASAAAAAGFAAPPAAAAPMGYAPGPDAHAPQAYAPQAHAPQAAGPDAAHAAVRGAAPAPATPPAYAPPAAPQAPAEVHPPAPQASEPAQRPGSWPAAAGADQARRPGGWPTASAPGSGPAPAATPPPAAAPAAPAAPAVPVAPEGGQSMAQGAAQVRNMWPDILEAVKSRRRFTWILLSQNAQVAGFDGTTLRIGFLNAGARDNFASSGSEEILKQALVERFNAQWRIEAVIDTSGDGGTPPGPGAGAGRPTPQYQPAPAAPAAPVAYEPRPQHSAPQQSPPSPQGQHAPPPQQQQPPASAPPQRREAAPAPEASHSSYGAEPPRNVAPEDDTPEADDPDLVDSALSGHELIVRELGATVVEEFTNEQ
- the purD gene encoding phosphoribosylamine--glycine ligase, which produces MKVLVIGGGAREHALCRSLSLDPDVTALYCAPGNAGIAEVAELHPVDALDGDAVARLATELGAGLVVVGPEAPLVAGVADAVRAAGIPCFGPSGEAAQLEGSKAFAKDVMAGAGVPTARSYVCTTPAEIDEALDAFGAPYVVKDDGLAAGKGVVVTDDLAAARDHALSCDRVVIEEFLDGPEVSLFAITDGTTVLPLQPAQDFKRALDGDEGPNTGGMGAYSPLPWADPKLVDEVLQSVLQPTVDELRRRGTPFSGLLYAGLAITSRGVRVIEFNARFGDPETQVVLARLKTPLAGVLLASANGTLDVLPSLNWRDDAAVTVVIASYNYPDIPRTGDPIDGLADVAAQDAPDAYVLHAGTRAEGDAVLSAGGRVLSVTATGKDLTAARERAYTALGRIRLDGSQHRTDIALKASRG
- a CDS encoding N,N-dimethylformamidase beta subunit family domain-containing protein, whose protein sequence is MGAEQIRRWESGALAHAVSDPFGQGPLPWLRGSENYFDDTGQVVPWYADLARSTGGGTRPADDVHRQIKGFASPGAAAPGEAIDFHITVDPPQQFSVDVYRIGHYGGDGASKITTSPRLSGIVQPPPLAADRTVSCHHWWMSWRLQIPGYWSVGAYVAVLTTADGYRSHIPFTVRHDHPADLLLLLPDITWQAYNLYPEDGRTGASLYHAWDERGRLLGEEDAAVTISFDRPYAGAGLPLHVGHAYDFIRWAERYGYDLAYADARDLHAGRVDPSRYRGLVFPGHDEYWTLPMRRAAERARDSGTSLVFLSANTMYWQVGLAPSASGEADRLLTCRKRRGPGKSALWREVDRPEQQLLGIQYAGRVPDPRPLVVRNAEHWLWDSTGAVEGDEIPGLVAGEADRYFPRTSLPEHDNRILLAHSPYEDSEGATRHQETSLYQSPSGALVFASGTFAWSPALDRPGHTDPRIQRATANLLDRICKRD
- a CDS encoding phosphoribosylaminoimidazolesuccinocarboxamide synthase, producing MSGFVEKPEPVQVPGLTHLHTGKVRDLYRNEAGDLVMVASDRISAYDWVLPTEIPDKGRVLTRLSLWWFDQLADLVPNHVISTELPPGAPADWAGRTLICKSLRMVEVECVARGYLTGSGLVEYDATRTVCGIGLPEGLVNGSELPGPIFTPATKAAVGDHDENVSYENVARAVGAETAAELRRTTLDVYRRARDIAHGRGIILADTKFEFGFETTEDGTERLIIADEVLTPDSSRFWPAATWEPGRAQPSYDKQFVRDWLTSPASGWDRASEQPPPALPQEIVAATRAKYIEAYEVLTGTNWS
- a CDS encoding response regulator transcription factor; this encodes MTTAQPLRVLLADDEHLIRGALAALLALEEDLVVVAEAASGPEALAMALAHRPDVAVLDLQMPGADGVKVATSLRTELPHCRTMIVTSHGRPGHLKRALAAGVRGFVPKTVSARRLAEIIRTVHAGNRYVDPELAADAISAGDSPLTAREAEVLELAADGAPVAEIAERASLSQGTVRNYLSSAATKIGAENRHTAVRLARERGWV
- a CDS encoding sensor histidine kinase, producing the protein MKGLRGVIGRVRGWRRGWHERSKLQRIDLYTRVTLCSITWFFAVSWGLLPLGDTLDEGPVAVALAGAFLAANLAQSVLSNRNLTPAFDDYRGTAPFPPGRLRLPAALQVAMTGFLVALAAVGGVKDEGLVLLVLDLPVAFAIPYVLVVPVRRFLLHSAAFSVTVLALLAAVGVPGGLLFGAVVSLVVVTLLVLTSARPSVWSLSVMWQAEEARDMQARLAVAEERLRFGRDMHDVLGRNLSVIALKSELAVELAQRGNPAAMDQMVEVQRIARASQQEVRDVVRGYREADLPTELMGARGVLQAAEITCTVEGADGPAGIGAPAAVQAALGWVVRETATNVLRHGDPRHCWIRLARTRDAVVLEVENDGAGATRPLGGADDGGGGGSGLAGLRVRLGALGGSLSAGAVGDDLFRVTATVPLTAPRPDANGPLAPSSEPGPSPAPSAHPEER
- a CDS encoding ABC transporter permease, which translates into the protein MTTTTTPVRDRTSAPSPTGAAAVARRLTALGRAELILLLRNRTAIVVALLLPITMIFAMRSSLEQIDLGGTGLTVAGATLTGGIGMVLVQVVYMNLVSAYVARREELVLKRLRTGEISDREILIGTALPSVALALAQCVLLVVAGAIAFDLNAPHRPALLLAGLLLAFFLMSALAAATTVLTRTVQTSQLTTLPLFFVSMFGSGLFIPLAIFPDKLASALELLPMTGVMTLIRHGWLGGVESGDLLTAGVTALAWTAFGVFAVRRWFRWDPRG